In one window of Electrophorus electricus isolate fEleEle1 chromosome 15, fEleEle1.pri, whole genome shotgun sequence DNA:
- the galnt17 gene encoding polypeptide N-acetylgalactosaminyltransferase 17 isoform X3: MIRLIGFRTPTSLMAFMIRRWKILLVLNAFAVAGFVTFWGKCNLRTSKATGQQAPIDARGQTRLNGSAQDASITHEVLLKRLGSLEDVVYRQLNGLSKSLGLIEGFGGRGRGGVPATMTPAEEKQAKYLRAKYGYNAFLSDRISLDRSIPDYRPSKCRKVFYPRDLPQISLIFIFVNEALSVILRSVHSAVNHTPAYLLKEIILVDDSSDDEQLKGPLEEYVNKRYPGLIKIVRNQKREGLIRARIEGWKVATAEVTGFFDAHVEFTPAWAEPVLSRIKENPKRIILPSIDNIKDDTFELERYENSGHGFNWELWCMYISPPKQWWDRGDTSAPIRTPAMIGCSFVANRDYFGELGLLDSGMDVYGGENVELGIRVWMCGGSMEVLPCSRVAHIARTKKPYHSNIAFHTRRNALRVAEVWMDEYKSSVYLAWNIPMENHGIDYGDISERVALRNSLRCKDFEWYLNNIYPEMRRYNNTLFYGEIRNTNVTHLCVDQGVKENHTATLHPCHGWSPQLGRYTGDGYLFLGPLGSTGEDTHCVVDDRVSHLPQLINCEKVSSLRQKTWNFAQRRMRSSWSWFHWRILPLTLRDIFLASVASGVTCTSVKLLCSNTLVVKGAIQTHFNLI; this comes from the exons ATG ATACGACTCATTGGATTCAGGACCCCAACATCTTTAATGGCTTTTATGATAagaagatggaaaatattattggTGCTGAACGCGTTTGCGGTGGCGGGGTTCGTCACTTTTTGGGGCAAGTGTAATTTACGCACGTCCAAAGCCACTGGCCAGCAGGCGCCTATTGATGCGCGAGGACAAACACGTCTCAACGGATCTGCTCAGGACGCGAGCATCACGCACGAGGTCTTATTGAAGAGACTCGGCTCACTGGAAGATGTGGTCTACAGACAGCTAAATG GTTTGTCCAAGTCTCTGGGACTGATTGAGGGCTTTGGAGGAAGGGGCAGAGGGGGTGTACCTGCCACCATGACTCCGGCAGAGGAGAAGCAAGCAAAATATCTGCGGGCCAAATATGGCTACAATGCCTTTCTGAGTGACAGAATCTCTCTGGACCGGTCCATCCCAGACTACCGCCCAAGCAA GTGCAGAAAGGTGTTTTATCCCAGAGATCTGCCACAGATCTCTCTTATCTTCATCTTTGTGAATGAGGCACTGTCGGTCATCTTGCGCTCTGTCCACTCCGCTGTCAACCACACTCCAGCCTACCTGCTGAAAGAGATCATTCTAGTGGACGACAGCAGCGATGACG AACAACTGAAGGGGCCGTTGGAAGAATACGTCAACAAGCGCTACCCGGGCCTCATCAAAATCGTGCGCAATCAGAAAAGAGAAGGTCTGATCCGTGCACGCATAGAGGGCTGGAAGGTGGCTACAGCAGAAGTGACGGGGTTCTTCGATGCCCATGTGGAGTTCACGCCTGCTTG GGCTGAACCAGTTCTGTCCAGAATCAAGGAGAATCCCAAGAGGATTATTCTGCCCTCCATAGACAACATTAAAGATGACACCTTTGAACTGGAGCGCTACGAAAACTCAGGCCACGGTTTCAACTGGGAGTTGTGGTGTATGTATATCAGTCCTCCAAAACAGTGGTGGGACAGAGGAGACACCTCTGCCCCCATCAG GACGCCTGCAATGATTGGCTGCTCATTTGTGGCAAACCGGGACTACTTTGGAGAACTGGGTCTTCTGGACTCAGGGATGGATGTCTATGGTGGAGAAAACGTAGAGCTTGGAATCAGG gtttgGATGTGTGGGGGAAGCATGGAGGTCCTGCCATGCTCCAGAGTGGCTCACATTGCCAGAACCAAGAAGCCCTACCACAGTAACATCGCTTTTCACACCCGGCGCAATGCATTGCGCGTGGCCGAGGTGTGGATGGACGAATACAAGTCCAGCGTCTACCTGGCCTGGAACATACCCATGGAG AACCATGGCATTGATTACGGGGACATATCAGAGCGTGTAGCACTGAGGAACAGCCTCCGGTGTAAGGACTTCGAATGGTACCTCAACAACATCTACCCTGAGATGAGGAGGTACAACAACACTCTGTTTTATGGAGAA ATCCGCAACACCAACGTGACCCAtctgtgtgtggaccagggcGTGAAGGAGAACCACACGGCCACCCTGCACCCCTGCCATGGCTGGAGTCCTCAG TTGGGCCGCTACACTGGAGATGGCTACCTGTTCCTGGGTCCCCTGGGGAGCACTGGGGAGGACACCCACTGTGTGGTGGACGACAGGGTCAGCCATCTGCCCCAGCTCATCAACTGTGAGAAAGTCTCCAGCCTTCGCCAGAAAACCTGGAACTTTGCACAG AGGAGGATGAGGTCCTCATGGTCTTGGTTCCACTGGAGGATTCTTCCTCTTACTTTAAGGGACATTTTCCTTGCCAGTGTTGCCTCTGGTGTGACCTGCACGTCAGTAAAGCTGCTCTGTTCTAACACGCTTGTTGTAAAAGGtgccatacaaacacattttaatttaatttaa
- the galnt17 gene encoding polypeptide N-acetylgalactosaminyltransferase 17 isoform X5 has protein sequence MIRLIGFRTPTSLMAFMIRRWKILLVLNAFAVAGFVTFWGKCNLRTSKATGQQAPIDARGQTRLNGSAQDASITHEVLLKRLGSLEDVVYRQLNGLSKSLGLIEGFGGRGRGGVPATMTPAEEKQAKYLRAKYGYNAFLSDRISLDRSIPDYRPSKCRKVFYPRDLPQISLIFIFVNEALSVILRSVHSAVNHTPAYLLKEIILVDDSSDDEQLKGPLEEYVNKRYPGLIKIVRNQKREGLIRARIEGWKVATAEVTGFFDAHVEFTPAWAEPVLSRIKENPKRIILPSIDNIKDDTFELERYENSGHGFNWELWCMYISPPKQWWDRGDTSAPIRTPAMIGCSFVANRDYFGELGLLDSGMDVYGGENVELGIRVWMCGGSMEVLPCSRVAHIARTKKPYHSNIAFHTRRNALRVAEVWMDEYKSSVYLAWNIPMENHGIDYGDISERVALRNSLRCKDFEWYLNNIYPEMRRYNNTLFYGEIRNTNVTHLCVDQGVKENHTATLHPCHGWSPQLGRYTGDGYLFLGPLGSTGEDTHCVVDDRVSHLPQLINCEKVSSLRQKTWNFAQVILRDQSLHQVC, from the exons ATG ATACGACTCATTGGATTCAGGACCCCAACATCTTTAATGGCTTTTATGATAagaagatggaaaatattattggTGCTGAACGCGTTTGCGGTGGCGGGGTTCGTCACTTTTTGGGGCAAGTGTAATTTACGCACGTCCAAAGCCACTGGCCAGCAGGCGCCTATTGATGCGCGAGGACAAACACGTCTCAACGGATCTGCTCAGGACGCGAGCATCACGCACGAGGTCTTATTGAAGAGACTCGGCTCACTGGAAGATGTGGTCTACAGACAGCTAAATG GTTTGTCCAAGTCTCTGGGACTGATTGAGGGCTTTGGAGGAAGGGGCAGAGGGGGTGTACCTGCCACCATGACTCCGGCAGAGGAGAAGCAAGCAAAATATCTGCGGGCCAAATATGGCTACAATGCCTTTCTGAGTGACAGAATCTCTCTGGACCGGTCCATCCCAGACTACCGCCCAAGCAA GTGCAGAAAGGTGTTTTATCCCAGAGATCTGCCACAGATCTCTCTTATCTTCATCTTTGTGAATGAGGCACTGTCGGTCATCTTGCGCTCTGTCCACTCCGCTGTCAACCACACTCCAGCCTACCTGCTGAAAGAGATCATTCTAGTGGACGACAGCAGCGATGACG AACAACTGAAGGGGCCGTTGGAAGAATACGTCAACAAGCGCTACCCGGGCCTCATCAAAATCGTGCGCAATCAGAAAAGAGAAGGTCTGATCCGTGCACGCATAGAGGGCTGGAAGGTGGCTACAGCAGAAGTGACGGGGTTCTTCGATGCCCATGTGGAGTTCACGCCTGCTTG GGCTGAACCAGTTCTGTCCAGAATCAAGGAGAATCCCAAGAGGATTATTCTGCCCTCCATAGACAACATTAAAGATGACACCTTTGAACTGGAGCGCTACGAAAACTCAGGCCACGGTTTCAACTGGGAGTTGTGGTGTATGTATATCAGTCCTCCAAAACAGTGGTGGGACAGAGGAGACACCTCTGCCCCCATCAG GACGCCTGCAATGATTGGCTGCTCATTTGTGGCAAACCGGGACTACTTTGGAGAACTGGGTCTTCTGGACTCAGGGATGGATGTCTATGGTGGAGAAAACGTAGAGCTTGGAATCAGG gtttgGATGTGTGGGGGAAGCATGGAGGTCCTGCCATGCTCCAGAGTGGCTCACATTGCCAGAACCAAGAAGCCCTACCACAGTAACATCGCTTTTCACACCCGGCGCAATGCATTGCGCGTGGCCGAGGTGTGGATGGACGAATACAAGTCCAGCGTCTACCTGGCCTGGAACATACCCATGGAG AACCATGGCATTGATTACGGGGACATATCAGAGCGTGTAGCACTGAGGAACAGCCTCCGGTGTAAGGACTTCGAATGGTACCTCAACAACATCTACCCTGAGATGAGGAGGTACAACAACACTCTGTTTTATGGAGAA ATCCGCAACACCAACGTGACCCAtctgtgtgtggaccagggcGTGAAGGAGAACCACACGGCCACCCTGCACCCCTGCCATGGCTGGAGTCCTCAG TTGGGCCGCTACACTGGAGATGGCTACCTGTTCCTGGGTCCCCTGGGGAGCACTGGGGAGGACACCCACTGTGTGGTGGACGACAGGGTCAGCCATCTGCCCCAGCTCATCAACTGTGAGAAAGTCTCCAGCCTTCGCCAGAAAACCTGGAACTTTGCACAG GTGATACTGAGGGACCAGAGTCTGCACCAGGTGTGTTAG
- the flot2b gene encoding flotillin-2b, whose amino-acid sequence MGSCLTVGPNEALVVSGGCSGSDQKTYVVGGWAWAWCFLSDTKRITLEIMTLQPKCESVETAEGVAITVTGVAQVKVMTDQDLLAIACEQFLGKSVMEIKAVVLQTLEGHLRSILGTLTVEQIYQDRDQFAQLVREVAAPDVGRMGIEILSFTIKDVYDRLDYLSSLGKTQTAAVQRDADIGVAEAERDAGIKEAECKKEMMDVKFLADTKMADSKRELELQKAAFNQEVNTKKAEAQLAYELQAAKEQQKIRLEEIEIEVVQRKKQITIEEKEIDRTEKELIATVKRPAEAEAYKMQQLAEGLKLKKVLTAQADAEKIRKIGEAEANSIEVVGKAEAEKMRLKAEAYQQYGEAAKTALVLDALPKIAAKVSAPLSRTNEIVILSGDGSRVTGEVSRLLAELPVSVNALTGVDLSKIPLLQKMTSAHA is encoded by the exons ATGGGCAGCTGCTTGACGGTTGGACCAAACGAAGCCCTTGTTGTGTCAG GTGGCTGTAGTGGCTCGGACCAGAAGACGTACGTGGTGGGCGGCTGGGCCTGGGCGTGGTGCTTCCTGTCCGACACTAAAAG AATTACACTTGAGATTATGACTTTACAACCTAAATGTGAAAGTGTGGAAACGGCAGAGGGAGTAGCCATCACGGTCACGGGTGTGGCTCAG GTGAAGGTTATGACTGACCAGGACCTGTTGGCTATCGCTTGTGAGCAGTTCTTGGGGAAATCTGTTATGGAAATCAAGGCTGTGGTATTACAGACGCTGGAAGGGCATTTACGCTCAATTTTAG GCACACTAACAGTAGAGCAGATCTATCAGGACAGAGACCAGTTCGCCCAGCTGGTGCGTGAAGTGGCTGCCCCGGACGTTGGTCGTATGGGCATCGAGATCCTCAGTTTTACTATCAAA GACGTGTACGACAGGCTGGACTACTTGAGCTCGCTGGGAAAGACGCAGACAGCTGCTGTCCAGAGGGACGCAGACATCGGTGTGGCTGAGGCAGAAAGGGATGCTGGGATAAAA GAAGCAGAGTGCAAGAAAGAAATGATGGATGTTAAGTTCTTGGCTGACACCAAAATGGCCGACTCCAAGCGGGAGCTGGAGCTGCAGAAGGCTGCCTTCAACCAGGAAGTGAACACTAAG AAGGCGGAAGCTCAGCTGGCCTATGAGCTTCAGGCAGCTAAAGAGCAACAGAAGATTCGGTTGGAGGAGATTGAGATTGAAGTGGTGCAGCGAAAGAAGCAGATCACCATCGAGGAGAAGGAGATCGACCGCACTGAGAAGGAGCTGATCGCCACGGTGAAGCGGCCCGCCGAGGCAGAGGCCTACAAGATGCAGCAGCTGGCTGAGGGCCTGAA GTTGAAGAAGGTGTTGACCGCGCAGGCAGATGCGGAGAAAATCCGTAAGATCGGTGAAGCGGAGGCCAACTCCATCGAGGTGGTGGGCAAAGCGGAGGCAGAGAAGATGAGGCTGAAGGCAGAAGCCTACCAGCAGTACGGCGAGGCAGCGAAGACCGCACTTGTCCTGGACGCACTGCCCAAG ATTGCTGCTAAGGTGTCCGCGCCTCTGTCCCGGACTAACGAGATCGTCATCCTGAGTGGTGACGGCAGCCGCGTGACTGGTGAGGTGAGCCGGCTGCTGGCTGAGCTCCCTGTGTCCGTGAACGCCCTCACCGGCGTGGACCTGTCGAAG ATCCCTCTGCTGCAGAAGATGACCAGTGCTCACGCATGA
- the galnt17 gene encoding polypeptide N-acetylgalactosaminyltransferase 17 isoform X2: MAFMIRRWKILLVLNAFAVAGFVTFWGKCNLRTSKATGQQAPIDARGQTRLNGSAQDASITHEVLLKRLGSLEDVVYRQLNGLSKSLGLIEGFGGRGRGGVPATMTPAEEKQAKYLRAKYGYNAFLSDRISLDRSIPDYRPSKCRKVFYPRDLPQISLIFIFVNEALSVILRSVHSAVNHTPAYLLKEIILVDDSSDDEQLKGPLEEYVNKRYPGLIKIVRNQKREGLIRARIEGWKVATAEVTGFFDAHVEFTPAWAEPVLSRIKENPKRIILPSIDNIKDDTFELERYENSGHGFNWELWCMYISPPKQWWDRGDTSAPIRTPAMIGCSFVANRDYFGELGLLDSGMDVYGGENVELGIRVWMCGGSMEVLPCSRVAHIARTKKPYHSNIAFHTRRNALRVAEVWMDEYKSSVYLAWNIPMENHGIDYGDISERVALRNSLRCKDFEWYLNNIYPEMRRYNNTLFYGEIRNTNVTHLCVDQGVKENHTATLHPCHGWSPQLGRYTGDGYLFLGPLGSTGEDTHCVVDDRVSHLPQLINCEKVSSLRQKTWNFAQRRMRSSWSWFHWRILPLTLRDIFLASVASGVTCTSVKLLCSNTLVVKGDTEGPESAPGVLERINHEPGHRTLSGGGAGQRLLRLHTGSAALHRSTVEHQEHYATASGAMR; this comes from the exons ATGGCTTTTATGATAagaagatggaaaatattattggTGCTGAACGCGTTTGCGGTGGCGGGGTTCGTCACTTTTTGGGGCAAGTGTAATTTACGCACGTCCAAAGCCACTGGCCAGCAGGCGCCTATTGATGCGCGAGGACAAACACGTCTCAACGGATCTGCTCAGGACGCGAGCATCACGCACGAGGTCTTATTGAAGAGACTCGGCTCACTGGAAGATGTGGTCTACAGACAGCTAAATG GTTTGTCCAAGTCTCTGGGACTGATTGAGGGCTTTGGAGGAAGGGGCAGAGGGGGTGTACCTGCCACCATGACTCCGGCAGAGGAGAAGCAAGCAAAATATCTGCGGGCCAAATATGGCTACAATGCCTTTCTGAGTGACAGAATCTCTCTGGACCGGTCCATCCCAGACTACCGCCCAAGCAA GTGCAGAAAGGTGTTTTATCCCAGAGATCTGCCACAGATCTCTCTTATCTTCATCTTTGTGAATGAGGCACTGTCGGTCATCTTGCGCTCTGTCCACTCCGCTGTCAACCACACTCCAGCCTACCTGCTGAAAGAGATCATTCTAGTGGACGACAGCAGCGATGACG AACAACTGAAGGGGCCGTTGGAAGAATACGTCAACAAGCGCTACCCGGGCCTCATCAAAATCGTGCGCAATCAGAAAAGAGAAGGTCTGATCCGTGCACGCATAGAGGGCTGGAAGGTGGCTACAGCAGAAGTGACGGGGTTCTTCGATGCCCATGTGGAGTTCACGCCTGCTTG GGCTGAACCAGTTCTGTCCAGAATCAAGGAGAATCCCAAGAGGATTATTCTGCCCTCCATAGACAACATTAAAGATGACACCTTTGAACTGGAGCGCTACGAAAACTCAGGCCACGGTTTCAACTGGGAGTTGTGGTGTATGTATATCAGTCCTCCAAAACAGTGGTGGGACAGAGGAGACACCTCTGCCCCCATCAG GACGCCTGCAATGATTGGCTGCTCATTTGTGGCAAACCGGGACTACTTTGGAGAACTGGGTCTTCTGGACTCAGGGATGGATGTCTATGGTGGAGAAAACGTAGAGCTTGGAATCAGG gtttgGATGTGTGGGGGAAGCATGGAGGTCCTGCCATGCTCCAGAGTGGCTCACATTGCCAGAACCAAGAAGCCCTACCACAGTAACATCGCTTTTCACACCCGGCGCAATGCATTGCGCGTGGCCGAGGTGTGGATGGACGAATACAAGTCCAGCGTCTACCTGGCCTGGAACATACCCATGGAG AACCATGGCATTGATTACGGGGACATATCAGAGCGTGTAGCACTGAGGAACAGCCTCCGGTGTAAGGACTTCGAATGGTACCTCAACAACATCTACCCTGAGATGAGGAGGTACAACAACACTCTGTTTTATGGAGAA ATCCGCAACACCAACGTGACCCAtctgtgtgtggaccagggcGTGAAGGAGAACCACACGGCCACCCTGCACCCCTGCCATGGCTGGAGTCCTCAG TTGGGCCGCTACACTGGAGATGGCTACCTGTTCCTGGGTCCCCTGGGGAGCACTGGGGAGGACACCCACTGTGTGGTGGACGACAGGGTCAGCCATCTGCCCCAGCTCATCAACTGTGAGAAAGTCTCCAGCCTTCGCCAGAAAACCTGGAACTTTGCACAG AGGAGGATGAGGTCCTCATGGTCTTGGTTCCACTGGAGGATTCTTCCTCTTACTTTAAGGGACATTTTCCTTGCCAGTGTTGCCTCTGGTGTGACCTGCACGTCAGTAAAGCTGCTCTGTTCTAACACGCTTGTTGTAAAAG GTGATACTGAGGGACCAGAGTCTGCACCAGGTGTGTTAG AACGAATCAATCATGAACCGGGCCACAGGACGCTGTCTGGAGGTGGTGCAGGCCAGCGTCTACTTCGGCTACACACTGGTTCTGCGGCCTTGCACAGGTCAACGGTGGAACATCAGGAACACTATGCAACAGCGTCAGGGGCCATGAGGTAG
- the galnt17 gene encoding polypeptide N-acetylgalactosaminyltransferase 17 isoform X4: MIRLIGFRTPTSLMAFMIRRWKILLVLNAFAVAGFVTFWGKCNLRTSKATGQQAPIDARGQTRLNGSAQDASITHEVLLKRLGSLEDVVYRQLNGLSKSLGLIEGFGGRGRGGVPATMTPAEEKQAKYLRAKYGYNAFLSDRISLDRSIPDYRPSKCRKVFYPRDLPQISLIFIFVNEALSVILRSVHSAVNHTPAYLLKEIILVDDSSDDEQLKGPLEEYVNKRYPGLIKIVRNQKREGLIRARIEGWKVATAEVTGFFDAHVEFTPAWAEPVLSRIKENPKRIILPSIDNIKDDTFELERYENSGHGFNWELWCMYISPPKQWWDRGDTSAPIRTPAMIGCSFVANRDYFGELGLLDSGMDVYGGENVELGIRVWMCGGSMEVLPCSRVAHIARTKKPYHSNIAFHTRRNALRVAEVWMDEYKSSVYLAWNIPMENHGIDYGDISERVALRNSLRCKDFEWYLNNIYPEMRRYNNTLFYGEIRNTNVTHLCVDQGVKENHTATLHPCHGWSPQLGRYTGDGYLFLGPLGSTGEDTHCVVDDRVSHLPQLINCEKVSSLRQKTWNFAQNESIMNRATGRCLEVVQASVYFGYTLVLRPCTGQRWNIRNTMQQRQGP; this comes from the exons ATG ATACGACTCATTGGATTCAGGACCCCAACATCTTTAATGGCTTTTATGATAagaagatggaaaatattattggTGCTGAACGCGTTTGCGGTGGCGGGGTTCGTCACTTTTTGGGGCAAGTGTAATTTACGCACGTCCAAAGCCACTGGCCAGCAGGCGCCTATTGATGCGCGAGGACAAACACGTCTCAACGGATCTGCTCAGGACGCGAGCATCACGCACGAGGTCTTATTGAAGAGACTCGGCTCACTGGAAGATGTGGTCTACAGACAGCTAAATG GTTTGTCCAAGTCTCTGGGACTGATTGAGGGCTTTGGAGGAAGGGGCAGAGGGGGTGTACCTGCCACCATGACTCCGGCAGAGGAGAAGCAAGCAAAATATCTGCGGGCCAAATATGGCTACAATGCCTTTCTGAGTGACAGAATCTCTCTGGACCGGTCCATCCCAGACTACCGCCCAAGCAA GTGCAGAAAGGTGTTTTATCCCAGAGATCTGCCACAGATCTCTCTTATCTTCATCTTTGTGAATGAGGCACTGTCGGTCATCTTGCGCTCTGTCCACTCCGCTGTCAACCACACTCCAGCCTACCTGCTGAAAGAGATCATTCTAGTGGACGACAGCAGCGATGACG AACAACTGAAGGGGCCGTTGGAAGAATACGTCAACAAGCGCTACCCGGGCCTCATCAAAATCGTGCGCAATCAGAAAAGAGAAGGTCTGATCCGTGCACGCATAGAGGGCTGGAAGGTGGCTACAGCAGAAGTGACGGGGTTCTTCGATGCCCATGTGGAGTTCACGCCTGCTTG GGCTGAACCAGTTCTGTCCAGAATCAAGGAGAATCCCAAGAGGATTATTCTGCCCTCCATAGACAACATTAAAGATGACACCTTTGAACTGGAGCGCTACGAAAACTCAGGCCACGGTTTCAACTGGGAGTTGTGGTGTATGTATATCAGTCCTCCAAAACAGTGGTGGGACAGAGGAGACACCTCTGCCCCCATCAG GACGCCTGCAATGATTGGCTGCTCATTTGTGGCAAACCGGGACTACTTTGGAGAACTGGGTCTTCTGGACTCAGGGATGGATGTCTATGGTGGAGAAAACGTAGAGCTTGGAATCAGG gtttgGATGTGTGGGGGAAGCATGGAGGTCCTGCCATGCTCCAGAGTGGCTCACATTGCCAGAACCAAGAAGCCCTACCACAGTAACATCGCTTTTCACACCCGGCGCAATGCATTGCGCGTGGCCGAGGTGTGGATGGACGAATACAAGTCCAGCGTCTACCTGGCCTGGAACATACCCATGGAG AACCATGGCATTGATTACGGGGACATATCAGAGCGTGTAGCACTGAGGAACAGCCTCCGGTGTAAGGACTTCGAATGGTACCTCAACAACATCTACCCTGAGATGAGGAGGTACAACAACACTCTGTTTTATGGAGAA ATCCGCAACACCAACGTGACCCAtctgtgtgtggaccagggcGTGAAGGAGAACCACACGGCCACCCTGCACCCCTGCCATGGCTGGAGTCCTCAG TTGGGCCGCTACACTGGAGATGGCTACCTGTTCCTGGGTCCCCTGGGGAGCACTGGGGAGGACACCCACTGTGTGGTGGACGACAGGGTCAGCCATCTGCCCCAGCTCATCAACTGTGAGAAAGTCTCCAGCCTTCGCCAGAAAACCTGGAACTTTGCACAG AACGAATCAATCATGAACCGGGCCACAGGACGCTGTCTGGAGGTGGTGCAGGCCAGCGTCTACTTCGGCTACACACTGGTTCTGCGGCCTTGCACAGGTCAACGGTGGAACATCAGGAACACTATGCAACAGCGTCAGGGGCCATGA
- the galnt17 gene encoding polypeptide N-acetylgalactosaminyltransferase 17 isoform X1 yields MIRLIGFRTPTSLMAFMIRRWKILLVLNAFAVAGFVTFWGKCNLRTSKATGQQAPIDARGQTRLNGSAQDASITHEVLLKRLGSLEDVVYRQLNGLSKSLGLIEGFGGRGRGGVPATMTPAEEKQAKYLRAKYGYNAFLSDRISLDRSIPDYRPSKCRKVFYPRDLPQISLIFIFVNEALSVILRSVHSAVNHTPAYLLKEIILVDDSSDDEQLKGPLEEYVNKRYPGLIKIVRNQKREGLIRARIEGWKVATAEVTGFFDAHVEFTPAWAEPVLSRIKENPKRIILPSIDNIKDDTFELERYENSGHGFNWELWCMYISPPKQWWDRGDTSAPIRTPAMIGCSFVANRDYFGELGLLDSGMDVYGGENVELGIRVWMCGGSMEVLPCSRVAHIARTKKPYHSNIAFHTRRNALRVAEVWMDEYKSSVYLAWNIPMENHGIDYGDISERVALRNSLRCKDFEWYLNNIYPEMRRYNNTLFYGEIRNTNVTHLCVDQGVKENHTATLHPCHGWSPQLGRYTGDGYLFLGPLGSTGEDTHCVVDDRVSHLPQLINCEKVSSLRQKTWNFAQRRMRSSWSWFHWRILPLTLRDIFLASVASGVTCTSVKLLCSNTLVVKGDTEGPESAPGVLERINHEPGHRTLSGGGAGQRLLRLHTGSAALHRSTVEHQEHYATASGAMR; encoded by the exons ATG ATACGACTCATTGGATTCAGGACCCCAACATCTTTAATGGCTTTTATGATAagaagatggaaaatattattggTGCTGAACGCGTTTGCGGTGGCGGGGTTCGTCACTTTTTGGGGCAAGTGTAATTTACGCACGTCCAAAGCCACTGGCCAGCAGGCGCCTATTGATGCGCGAGGACAAACACGTCTCAACGGATCTGCTCAGGACGCGAGCATCACGCACGAGGTCTTATTGAAGAGACTCGGCTCACTGGAAGATGTGGTCTACAGACAGCTAAATG GTTTGTCCAAGTCTCTGGGACTGATTGAGGGCTTTGGAGGAAGGGGCAGAGGGGGTGTACCTGCCACCATGACTCCGGCAGAGGAGAAGCAAGCAAAATATCTGCGGGCCAAATATGGCTACAATGCCTTTCTGAGTGACAGAATCTCTCTGGACCGGTCCATCCCAGACTACCGCCCAAGCAA GTGCAGAAAGGTGTTTTATCCCAGAGATCTGCCACAGATCTCTCTTATCTTCATCTTTGTGAATGAGGCACTGTCGGTCATCTTGCGCTCTGTCCACTCCGCTGTCAACCACACTCCAGCCTACCTGCTGAAAGAGATCATTCTAGTGGACGACAGCAGCGATGACG AACAACTGAAGGGGCCGTTGGAAGAATACGTCAACAAGCGCTACCCGGGCCTCATCAAAATCGTGCGCAATCAGAAAAGAGAAGGTCTGATCCGTGCACGCATAGAGGGCTGGAAGGTGGCTACAGCAGAAGTGACGGGGTTCTTCGATGCCCATGTGGAGTTCACGCCTGCTTG GGCTGAACCAGTTCTGTCCAGAATCAAGGAGAATCCCAAGAGGATTATTCTGCCCTCCATAGACAACATTAAAGATGACACCTTTGAACTGGAGCGCTACGAAAACTCAGGCCACGGTTTCAACTGGGAGTTGTGGTGTATGTATATCAGTCCTCCAAAACAGTGGTGGGACAGAGGAGACACCTCTGCCCCCATCAG GACGCCTGCAATGATTGGCTGCTCATTTGTGGCAAACCGGGACTACTTTGGAGAACTGGGTCTTCTGGACTCAGGGATGGATGTCTATGGTGGAGAAAACGTAGAGCTTGGAATCAGG gtttgGATGTGTGGGGGAAGCATGGAGGTCCTGCCATGCTCCAGAGTGGCTCACATTGCCAGAACCAAGAAGCCCTACCACAGTAACATCGCTTTTCACACCCGGCGCAATGCATTGCGCGTGGCCGAGGTGTGGATGGACGAATACAAGTCCAGCGTCTACCTGGCCTGGAACATACCCATGGAG AACCATGGCATTGATTACGGGGACATATCAGAGCGTGTAGCACTGAGGAACAGCCTCCGGTGTAAGGACTTCGAATGGTACCTCAACAACATCTACCCTGAGATGAGGAGGTACAACAACACTCTGTTTTATGGAGAA ATCCGCAACACCAACGTGACCCAtctgtgtgtggaccagggcGTGAAGGAGAACCACACGGCCACCCTGCACCCCTGCCATGGCTGGAGTCCTCAG TTGGGCCGCTACACTGGAGATGGCTACCTGTTCCTGGGTCCCCTGGGGAGCACTGGGGAGGACACCCACTGTGTGGTGGACGACAGGGTCAGCCATCTGCCCCAGCTCATCAACTGTGAGAAAGTCTCCAGCCTTCGCCAGAAAACCTGGAACTTTGCACAG AGGAGGATGAGGTCCTCATGGTCTTGGTTCCACTGGAGGATTCTTCCTCTTACTTTAAGGGACATTTTCCTTGCCAGTGTTGCCTCTGGTGTGACCTGCACGTCAGTAAAGCTGCTCTGTTCTAACACGCTTGTTGTAAAAG GTGATACTGAGGGACCAGAGTCTGCACCAGGTGTGTTAG AACGAATCAATCATGAACCGGGCCACAGGACGCTGTCTGGAGGTGGTGCAGGCCAGCGTCTACTTCGGCTACACACTGGTTCTGCGGCCTTGCACAGGTCAACGGTGGAACATCAGGAACACTATGCAACAGCGTCAGGGGCCATGAGGTAG